The following proteins are encoded in a genomic region of Synechococcus sp. CBW1002:
- the ftsH gene encoding ATP-dependent zinc metalloprotease FtsH translates to MAIRQDDKGPNRRFGVINLVLIGFGVLLLFSNFLPSQGMQQVPRVPYSLFIDQVNDDNVKRAYITQDQIRYELKSPEEEGAPSVLATTPIFDMELPQRLEQHGVEFAAAPPKKPNFFTTLLSWVVPPLIFILVLQFFARRSGMGGGAQGALSFTKSKAKVYVPDEESRVTFADVAGVDEAKQELTEIVDFLKTPERYAAIGARIPKGVLLVGPPGTGKTLLSKAVAGEAGVPFFIISGSEFVELFVGAGAARVRDLFEEAKKKAPCIIFIDELDAIGKSRSGSMGVVGGNDEREQTLNQLLTEMDGFAAQDKPVIVLAATNQPETLDAALLRPGRFDRQVLVDRPDLSGRKMILDIYAKKVKLSGSVDLDKIAQATSGFAGADLANLVNEAALLAARAYRTSVEQGDLNEAIERVVAGLEKKSRVLQPDEKKVVAYHEVGHAIVGHLMPGGSKVAKISIVPRGMAALGYTLQLPTEERFLNSKGDLEGQIATLLGGRSAEEIVFGAVTTGAANDLQRATDIAEQMVGTYGMSETLGPLAYDKQGGSRFLGGPSNPRRVVSDATAQAIDKEVRTLVDRAHERALSILNHNRGLLDSISEKILEKEVIEGDDLKDLLASSTMPQGEEAVSCADQLSPA, encoded by the coding sequence ATGGCCATCCGCCAGGACGACAAAGGTCCGAACCGGCGCTTCGGAGTGATCAATCTGGTGTTGATCGGCTTCGGTGTGCTGTTGCTGTTCAGCAACTTCCTGCCGTCGCAGGGAATGCAGCAGGTGCCGCGGGTGCCCTATTCGCTGTTCATCGATCAGGTGAACGACGACAACGTCAAACGTGCGTACATCACCCAGGACCAGATCCGCTACGAACTCAAGAGCCCTGAGGAAGAAGGCGCGCCCTCGGTGCTGGCCACGACCCCGATCTTCGACATGGAGTTACCCCAGCGCCTGGAGCAGCATGGGGTTGAATTCGCCGCTGCTCCTCCTAAAAAACCAAACTTTTTCACCACGCTGCTGAGCTGGGTGGTGCCTCCGCTGATCTTCATTCTGGTGCTTCAGTTCTTCGCCAGGAGAAGTGGCATGGGCGGCGGCGCCCAGGGAGCCCTCAGCTTCACCAAGAGCAAGGCCAAGGTCTACGTGCCCGATGAGGAATCGCGCGTCACCTTCGCCGATGTGGCTGGCGTCGATGAGGCCAAGCAGGAGCTCACCGAGATCGTCGATTTTCTCAAGACCCCGGAGCGCTACGCCGCCATCGGCGCCCGCATTCCCAAGGGCGTGCTGCTGGTGGGTCCTCCCGGCACCGGCAAGACCCTGTTGTCCAAAGCAGTGGCCGGTGAGGCCGGTGTGCCCTTCTTCATCATCTCGGGCTCCGAGTTCGTCGAGCTGTTCGTCGGTGCCGGTGCCGCCAGGGTGCGGGACCTGTTCGAGGAAGCCAAGAAGAAAGCGCCCTGCATCATCTTCATCGACGAACTCGATGCCATCGGCAAGAGCCGCTCCGGGTCGATGGGTGTGGTCGGCGGCAATGATGAACGGGAGCAGACCCTCAACCAGCTGCTCACCGAGATGGACGGCTTCGCCGCTCAGGACAAGCCGGTGATCGTGCTGGCGGCCACCAACCAGCCCGAAACGCTCGATGCCGCCCTGCTGAGGCCCGGCCGATTCGATCGCCAGGTCCTGGTGGATCGGCCTGATCTCTCAGGCCGCAAGATGATTCTCGACATCTATGCCAAGAAGGTGAAGTTGTCGGGCAGCGTTGATCTCGACAAGATCGCCCAGGCCACCAGTGGCTTCGCCGGCGCCGATCTGGCCAATCTGGTCAACGAGGCCGCCCTGCTGGCGGCCCGCGCCTACCGCACCAGTGTGGAGCAGGGCGACCTCAACGAAGCGATCGAACGGGTGGTGGCCGGCCTGGAGAAGAAGAGCCGAGTGCTCCAGCCCGATGAGAAGAAAGTGGTGGCTTATCACGAAGTGGGCCACGCCATCGTGGGTCACCTGATGCCAGGCGGCAGCAAGGTGGCGAAGATCTCGATCGTGCCGCGCGGCATGGCAGCCCTGGGGTACACGTTGCAGCTGCCGACGGAGGAACGCTTTCTCAACTCCAAGGGCGATCTCGAGGGGCAGATCGCCACATTGCTCGGGGGCCGCAGCGCTGAAGAGATCGTCTTCGGTGCCGTGACCACCGGCGCCGCCAATGATCTGCAGCGCGCCACCGACATCGCCGAGCAGATGGTGGGCACCTACGGTATGAGCGAGACCCTCGGGCCCCTCGCCTACGACAAGCAGGGCGGCAGCCGCTTCCTCGGTGGGCCCAGCAACCCCCGCCGTGTCGTCAGTGACGCCACCGCCCAGGCGATCGATAAGGAGGTGCGCACCCTGGTGGATCGGGCCCATGAACGGGCCCTGTCGATCCTGAACCACAACCGTGGGTTGCTCGATTCGATCTCCGAGAAGATCCTCGAGAAGGAGGTGATCGAAGGCGACGATCTCAAGGATCTGCTCGCTTCCAGCACCATGCCCCAGGGGGAAGAGGCTGTCAGCTGTGCAGATCAGCTCAGCCCAGCCTGA
- the argF gene encoding ornithine carbamoyltransferase: MTSQLSSLASLLSGLRGSDLLSSADLSGDQTLALLQLAAELKSGQRRIDLGGKTLGLIFTKASTRTRVSFTVAMARLGGQTVDLHPSVTQVGRGEPVADTARVLSRYVDALAIRTFAQQELAEYAHWASIPVINALTDLEHPCQALADYLTLQDSFGEIEGLTLAYVGDGNNVAHSLLIAGALLGVNVRVGCPEGFLPDPAVVEQARSLAGDRCRLEVLHDPVATVRGAQALYTDVWASMGQEQEQTERERAFAGWCLDEALLSEADSRAIVLHCLPAHRGEEISAGVIEGDASRVFDQAENRLHVQQALLAAVLGAF; encoded by the coding sequence ATGACCTCCCAGCTCTCCAGCCTCGCCTCGCTGCTGAGCGGCCTGCGCGGATCGGATCTCCTCTCCTCCGCTGATCTGAGCGGCGATCAGACCCTGGCCCTGCTGCAGCTGGCCGCCGAACTCAAGAGTGGACAACGCCGCATCGACCTGGGCGGCAAGACGCTGGGCCTGATCTTCACCAAGGCCTCAACCCGCACCCGGGTGAGCTTCACGGTGGCGATGGCGCGCCTTGGGGGGCAGACGGTCGATCTCCACCCCTCGGTCACCCAGGTGGGGCGCGGAGAGCCGGTGGCGGATACGGCCCGGGTGCTGAGCCGTTACGTGGATGCCCTGGCGATCCGCACCTTCGCCCAGCAGGAGCTGGCCGAGTACGCGCACTGGGCCTCCATCCCGGTGATCAATGCCCTCACCGACCTGGAACATCCCTGCCAGGCCCTGGCCGATTACCTCACCCTGCAGGACTCCTTCGGGGAGATCGAGGGCCTGACCCTGGCCTACGTCGGCGACGGCAACAACGTGGCCCATTCCCTCCTGATCGCCGGCGCCTTGCTGGGGGTGAACGTGCGGGTGGGCTGTCCGGAGGGGTTTCTGCCCGATCCGGCCGTGGTGGAGCAGGCCCGAAGCCTGGCCGGAGATCGCTGCCGCCTGGAGGTGCTGCACGATCCGGTGGCAACCGTGCGCGGCGCCCAGGCGCTCTATACCGATGTGTGGGCCTCAATGGGCCAGGAGCAGGAGCAGACGGAACGCGAGCGGGCCTTTGCGGGCTGGTGTCTGGATGAAGCGCTCCTTTCCGAAGCGGACAGTCGGGCGATCGTGCTGCATTGCCTGCCGGCCCACCGCGGCGAAGAGATCAGTGCCGGCGTGATTGAGGGTGACGCCAGCCGGGTGTTTGATCAGGCGGAGAACCGCTTGCATGTGCAGCAGGCCCTGCTGGCGGCGGTGCTGGGGGCGTTCTGA
- the lexA gene encoding transcriptional repressor LexA — MPVLPPPAASTLETLTSAQRELYDWLEGYIAAHRHSPSIRQMMQAMGLRSPAPIQSRLRHLQQKGWITWQEGQARTLQLLGERSEGIPVLGAVAAGGLVETFDDVQDRLDIAPLLESRGLFALTVNGDSMVGAHIADGDMVLMEPVSDASRIRPGTIVSAQVPGSGTTLKHFHPDGTQIRLEAANPAYEPIVLPADQVLIQGRLVAVWRQL; from the coding sequence GTGCCGGTACTCCCTCCTCCTGCCGCTTCCACCCTGGAAACGCTCACATCGGCCCAGCGCGAGTTGTACGACTGGCTGGAGGGGTATATCGCCGCCCATCGCCACAGTCCTTCGATCCGGCAGATGATGCAGGCGATGGGCCTGCGTTCGCCGGCCCCGATCCAGAGCCGGCTGAGGCATCTGCAGCAGAAGGGCTGGATCACCTGGCAGGAGGGCCAGGCCCGCACTCTGCAGCTGCTGGGCGAGCGCTCCGAGGGAATTCCGGTGCTTGGTGCTGTAGCGGCCGGAGGCCTGGTGGAAACCTTCGACGATGTCCAGGACCGGCTCGACATCGCGCCGCTGCTGGAAAGTCGTGGCCTGTTTGCCCTCACCGTGAATGGAGACTCGATGGTGGGCGCCCACATCGCTGACGGTGACATGGTGCTGATGGAACCGGTCAGCGATGCCAGCCGAATTCGGCCCGGCACCATCGTCAGCGCCCAGGTGCCCGGCAGCGGGACCACACTCAAGCACTTCCATCCCGATGGAACCCAGATCCGCTTGGAGGCCGCCAATCCCGCCTACGAACCGATCGTGCTGCCCGCCGACCAGGTGCTGATCCAGGGTCGCCTCGTGGCCGTGTGGCGCCAGCTTTGA
- a CDS encoding YccF domain-containing protein, with translation MGVGWWLAGLVAALTIVGIPWARACFVIGNFAFWPFGYEAVSRRELTGQGDFGTGPLGLVGNLIWFLLAGWWLAIGHLSSALACFVTIVGIPFGIQHIKLALIALAPIGMKVVPVTTPAGAGRYP, from the coding sequence ATGGGGGTGGGATGGTGGCTGGCAGGCCTCGTCGCCGCCCTCACGATCGTGGGGATTCCCTGGGCGCGCGCCTGCTTCGTGATCGGCAACTTCGCGTTCTGGCCGTTCGGCTATGAGGCCGTCAGTCGTCGGGAGCTCACCGGCCAGGGCGACTTCGGAACGGGGCCGCTGGGGTTGGTGGGGAACCTGATCTGGTTCCTGCTGGCCGGCTGGTGGCTGGCGATCGGCCACCTCAGCTCCGCCTTGGCCTGCTTTGTGACCATCGTGGGAATTCCCTTCGGCATCCAGCACATCAAGCTGGCTTTGATCGCCCTGGCACCGATCGGGATGAAGGTGGTGCCGGTCACAACCCCAGCAGGGGCCGGGCGTTATCCGTGA
- a CDS encoding L,D-transpeptidase, translating to MVSTTRPLLPGITAVRVALGLACLGLAALAPAAEAAGLMRLRRTDRVLPGSGDPVWALQLELPGEPLRSYAALAGRADRQQADRHRLGSRSPLPPGHYRVSEIVSLAGSDDLPVELGRISWIGLEPQFPTDRRALGIHLDPSAGHGSESGTDGCIGMIHADDLLTLTALLQQHGVSELEVLP from the coding sequence ATGGTGTCGACGACGCGCCCGTTACTTCCTGGCATCACCGCGGTTCGGGTGGCCCTTGGGCTGGCCTGTCTGGGCCTGGCAGCCCTGGCCCCAGCGGCGGAGGCGGCAGGCCTGATGCGGCTGCGGCGCACGGATCGCGTCCTGCCGGGCAGTGGCGATCCTGTCTGGGCACTGCAGCTGGAGCTGCCGGGAGAACCCCTGCGGTCCTATGCGGCCCTTGCGGGACGGGCGGATCGGCAGCAGGCAGATCGCCATCGCCTCGGCAGCCGCTCACCCCTGCCCCCCGGGCACTACCGCGTCTCCGAGATCGTCTCCCTGGCAGGGTCCGATGATCTGCCGGTTGAGCTGGGCCGCATCAGCTGGATCGGCCTGGAGCCGCAGTTCCCCACCGATCGCCGTGCCCTCGGCATCCATCTCGATCCAAGCGCGGGGCATGGCAGCGAGAGCGGCACCGATGGCTGCATCGGCATGATCCATGCAGATGATCTGCTGACGCTGACGGCGTTGCTGCAGCAGCACGGGGTGAGCGAACTTGAAGTGCTGCCCTGA
- a CDS encoding 4a-hydroxytetrahydrobiopterin dehydratase, which yields MALGDETCVPCRDGAPTLTPEECDAVLQELPGWEVVDAHHLRKAWTFPDFVSALAWVNQAGEICERQGHHAEFQLGWGHVEAEIFTHKVDGLTRADAVLAAHFDAAKEAADASMPQA from the coding sequence ATGGCCCTCGGAGATGAGACCTGCGTTCCCTGCCGGGACGGGGCGCCCACCCTCACCCCAGAGGAATGCGACGCCGTGCTGCAGGAACTGCCGGGCTGGGAGGTGGTGGACGCCCACCACCTGCGCAAGGCCTGGACCTTCCCGGACTTTGTCTCCGCCCTGGCGTGGGTGAATCAGGCTGGTGAGATCTGTGAACGCCAGGGCCATCACGCCGAGTTTCAGCTCGGTTGGGGCCATGTCGAGGCCGAGATCTTCACACATAAAGTGGATGGCCTCACCAGAGCTGATGCCGTTCTGGCGGCACATTTCGACGCGGCCAAAGAGGCTGCCGACGCCAGCATGCCGCAGGCATAG
- a CDS encoding DUF1499 domain-containing protein, whose protein sequence is MLLRLLLPLLIVLLVGWGAPSAALASMFHLEGPLPADLGIHGGSLSPCASSAHCARQNWSVADPDAAVEFLASRLEATEAIRIVERQSNYLHATATSSLFGFVDDLELLADPVHQQVQARSVSRLGDSDLGVNARRLEWLSTALERD, encoded by the coding sequence ATGCTTCTGCGCCTGCTTCTGCCCCTGTTGATTGTGCTCCTGGTGGGCTGGGGCGCACCGTCCGCGGCCCTGGCCTCGATGTTTCACCTGGAAGGACCGTTGCCGGCTGATCTCGGCATCCACGGAGGCTCGCTGTCACCCTGTGCCAGCTCAGCGCACTGCGCGCGTCAGAACTGGTCGGTTGCCGATCCCGATGCTGCCGTGGAGTTCCTGGCATCCCGGCTTGAGGCCACCGAAGCGATCCGCATCGTGGAGCGTCAGTCCAACTACCTGCATGCCACCGCCACCAGCAGCCTATTCGGCTTCGTGGACGATCTCGAGCTCCTGGCGGATCCTGTCCACCAGCAGGTGCAGGCCCGCTCCGTATCGCGGCTCGGGGATTCCGATCTCGGGGTCAACGCCCGTCGCCTGGAGTGGCTCAGCACAGCTCTGGAGCGTGACTGA
- the rsmI gene encoding 16S rRNA (cytidine(1402)-2'-O)-methyltransferase: MQEPEPAAGVLYLVGTPIGNLGDLSPRARQVLSGVDRIACEDTRRSGLLLQTLGQKKRLVSFHQHNQATRIPELVAALQAGERLAVVSDAGLPGISDPGEELVAAARQAGLEVICVPGPSAVTTALVSSGLPSGRFCFEGFLPTRPSQRRARLEQLKKEERTLVFYEAPHRLVDLLEDLLAVCGDRALRVARELTKRHEQQVGPTVSAALAHFRQVPPQGECTLVLGGAVPAQPRLWSEVELRSQLQELVADGRSSKEAAREVAERSGHNRRDLYALLHRREPELDAPHDSDCPSPPGGS, encoded by the coding sequence GTGCAGGAACCTGAACCCGCTGCCGGCGTGCTCTATCTGGTGGGAACTCCCATCGGAAATCTCGGTGATCTTTCCCCCCGGGCCCGCCAGGTGCTCTCGGGCGTCGACCGTATCGCCTGCGAGGACACGCGCCGCAGCGGCCTGCTGCTGCAGACCCTGGGCCAGAAGAAACGCCTGGTGAGCTTTCACCAGCACAACCAGGCGACACGGATTCCCGAACTGGTGGCGGCATTGCAGGCCGGCGAACGACTGGCTGTGGTCAGCGACGCCGGTCTGCCGGGCATTTCCGATCCTGGTGAAGAACTGGTGGCGGCAGCGCGGCAGGCGGGGCTGGAGGTGATCTGCGTGCCAGGTCCGAGCGCGGTGACCACGGCCCTGGTGAGCAGCGGCCTTCCCAGCGGCCGCTTCTGCTTCGAAGGGTTTCTGCCCACTCGGCCCAGCCAGCGGCGGGCCCGTCTGGAGCAGCTGAAGAAAGAGGAACGGACCCTGGTGTTCTACGAGGCTCCCCACCGGCTGGTGGATCTGCTGGAGGATCTGCTCGCCGTCTGCGGCGATCGAGCTCTGCGGGTGGCCAGGGAGCTGACCAAGCGGCATGAGCAACAGGTGGGCCCCACGGTGAGCGCCGCCCTCGCCCACTTCCGCCAGGTGCCCCCCCAGGGGGAGTGCACCCTGGTGCTGGGCGGAGCCGTCCCAGCGCAGCCACGCCTCTGGAGCGAAGTGGAGTTGAGGAGCCAGCTACAGGAGCTGGTGGCCGATGGGCGCAGCAGCAAGGAGGCCGCTCGTGAGGTGGCTGAGCGCAGCGGCCACAACCGCCGCGATCTCTATGCCTTGCTGCACCGCCGCGAACCGGAGCTGGACGCCCCGCATGATTCAGACTGCCCCTCACCACCTGGCGGGTCCTGA
- a CDS encoding 3'(2'),5'-bisphosphate nucleotidase CysQ has translation MMPASLPLPSGVEPEQLFQELRRLSWGAADILRAYARGEQPPYGFPRALSVDEGGEGPVSAADLAVNSWLLDGLAAAYPKAGWTLLSEETAREQLRDGESLAAEWLWILDPLDGTKDFLQGTGEYAVHLALVKDHRPVLGVVLLPEMEELWFGWVGADGGGRAWRENRASEQFPAALSNRCDLGDLVLVASRNHRDQRLEHLLEALALGDTKAIGSVGGKVATILRGETDLYISLSGKSAPKDWDMAAPEAVLMAAGGAFTHADGRPLSYNDGDVRQAGCLIASHGPSHAALCERASAAMAVIDPGFAV, from the coding sequence ATGATGCCGGCTTCCCTACCCCTGCCATCCGGCGTTGAACCCGAGCAGCTGTTCCAGGAGTTGCGTCGGCTGAGCTGGGGTGCGGCAGACATTCTGCGGGCCTATGCCCGGGGCGAGCAGCCCCCCTACGGCTTCCCCAGAGCCCTGAGTGTGGACGAAGGCGGCGAAGGGCCTGTCTCTGCAGCTGATCTGGCTGTGAATAGCTGGTTGCTCGACGGTCTTGCCGCCGCCTACCCCAAGGCCGGCTGGACCCTGTTGAGCGAAGAGACCGCTCGCGAGCAGCTGCGGGACGGCGAGTCCCTGGCCGCCGAGTGGCTCTGGATCCTTGACCCACTGGATGGCACCAAGGACTTCCTCCAGGGCACCGGTGAGTACGCCGTGCATCTGGCCCTGGTGAAAGACCATCGCCCCGTGCTGGGGGTGGTGCTGCTCCCGGAGATGGAGGAGCTCTGGTTCGGCTGGGTCGGGGCCGATGGCGGGGGACGAGCCTGGCGTGAGAACCGGGCCAGCGAGCAGTTTCCAGCAGCCCTCAGCAACCGCTGCGACCTCGGCGACCTGGTGTTGGTGGCCAGCCGCAATCACCGAGACCAGCGACTGGAGCATCTTCTGGAGGCCCTGGCCCTGGGCGACACCAAGGCAATCGGCAGCGTCGGCGGCAAGGTCGCCACGATTCTGCGCGGCGAAACCGATCTCTACATCTCACTGTCTGGCAAGAGTGCCCCCAAGGACTGGGACATGGCGGCTCCTGAAGCGGTGCTGATGGCCGCGGGTGGGGCCTTCACCCATGCCGATGGCCGTCCCCTCTCCTACAACGATGGCGACGTGCGCCAGGCTGGCTGCCTGATCGCCAGCCATGGCCCCAGCCATGCGGCGCTCTGCGAGCGGGCCTCAGCAGCGATGGCCGTGATCGACCCTGGATTCGCGGTCTGA